In the Oncorhynchus nerka isolate Pitt River linkage group LG2, Oner_Uvic_2.0, whole genome shotgun sequence genome, one interval contains:
- the smug1 gene encoding single-strand-selective monofunctional uracil-DNA glycosylase 1, protein MQLLVYLSGKHPLRMDTHELKRVGEGDAENHEPDENNVCSLTLGPGLMLDGSTVASRFLHVELELNVHLRRLSFSEPVHYIYNPLEYAWEPHRCFVETYCRGGQSILFLGMNPGPFGMAQTGVPFGEVNYVRDWLKITGEVGHPPSEHPKRLIKGLACIQSEVSGSRFWGFFRKLCGEPDVFFRHFFVHNLCPLMFMGTTGKNLTPPELVIGEREALLALCDMALCQAVAALGVTMVIGVGRVAEQRARRALTAAGMEVRVEGIMHPSPRNPLANKGWEAVAKAKLEELGVLSLLTM, encoded by the exons ATGCAATTGCTGGTCTATCTTTCCGGAAAACATCCGCTCAGGATGGACACACATGAACTCAAAAG GGTTGGAGAGGGAGATGCGGAGAATCACGAACCGGATGAGAACAACGTTTGTTCACTTACTCTGGGTCCGGGGTTGATGTTGGATGGTTCCACGGTAGCCTCTCGTTTTCTGCACGTAGAGTTGGAGCTGAACGTTCACCTTCGCCGGCTCTCGTTCAGTGAGCCCGTGCACTACATCTACAACCCGCTGGAGTATGCCTGGGAACCGCACCGCTGCTTCGTTGAGACTTACTGTCGTGGCGGACAGAGTATTCTCTTCCTGGGGATGAACCCGGGACCCTTCGGCATGGCTCAGACCGGG GTACCCTTTGGTGAGGTAAACTATGTCCGTGATTGGCTGAAAATCACTGGGGAGGTTGGACATCCCCCTTCGGAGCACCCAAAGCGACTAATCAAAGGCCTGGCCTGCATTCAGAGCGAAGTGAGTGGCTCCCGTTTCTGGGGCTTCTTCCGCAAGCTGTGTGGTGAGCCAGATGTGTTCTTCCGCCATTTTTTTGTACATAACCTGTGCCCACTTATGTTCATGGGTACCACCGGCAAGAACTTAACACCCCCTGAGCTAGTCATTGGGGAACGTGAGGCCCTCCTGGCTCTCTGTGACATGGCACTGTGCCAGGCTGTGGCTGCCCTTGGTGTCACCATGGTGATTGGGGTTGGCAGAGTGGCAGAGCAGCGAGCGCGGCGAGCCCTCACTGCGGCAGGCATGGAGGTACGGGTGGAGGGCATCATGCACCCATCCCCCAGGAACCCGTTGGCCAATAAGGGCTGGGAGGCAGTAGCTAAGGCCAAGCTGGAGGAACTGGGTGTCCTATccctgctgaccatgtga